The DNA segment ACGACGGCGAGCTTGCCATCGAGGCGGCGCATCTCACCATGCGGTTCGGTGATTTCACCGCGGTCGACGATGTCAGCTTCCGCATTCCGCGCGGGGAGATCTTCGGCTTTCTGGGGTCGAATGGCTGCGGCAAGACCACGACAATGAAGATGCTGACCGGCCTTCTGCCGGCCTCGGAGGGGATCGCGCGCCTGTTCGGCCACGAGGTCGACCCCAACGACATCGAGGTGCGCCGCCGTGTCGGCTATATGAGCCAGGCGTTCTCGCTCTATACCGAACTCACCGTCCGGCAGAATCTCGACCTGCACGCCCGGCTGTTTCGCATGGAGCCGGGCGCCATTCCGGCACGCATCGACGAGATGGCGCAACGCTTCGATCTTGAAGGCGTGATGGAGGCGCTACCCGATTCCCTGCCGCTGGGAATCCGCCAGCGGCTGTCGCTTGCCGTGGCGATGATCCACGCGCCGGACATCCTCATCCTCGACGAGCCGACATCGGGCGTCGACCCGGTGGCGCGGGACGGCTTCTGGCAGATCCTCTCCGAGCTGTCGCGCCAGGACAATGTGACCATCTTCGTCTCCACCCACTTCATGAACGAGGCCGAGCTGTGCGACCGGATCTCGCTGATGCATGCCGGGCGGGTGCTGGTCAGCGACACCCCGAAGGCGATCGTCGCGGCGCGTGGGGCGGCGACGCTTGAAGAGGCCTTCATCGCCTATCTCCAGGACGCCATCGGCACGCGCCCTTCCCCCGGCACCGCTCCGGCCGACACCGTCCCACACGCCGCCCTGCACGCGCCGGGCGAGATGGAGCCGACATCCGCCACCGGGCGGTGGTTCGATGTCCGCCGCATGTTCGCCTATACGCGCCGGGAGTCGCTGGAATTGCAGCGCGACCCGATCCGGGCCACCCTTGCGCTGCTGGGCACCGTGATCCTGATGTTCGTGGTCGGCTACGGCATCAATCTCGATGTCGAGAACCTGTCCTTCGCCGTGCTCGACCGCGACGACAGCGCGCTCAGCCAGGACTACGTCCAGCAGATCGCCGGCTCGCGCTACTTCATCGAGAAGCCGGCCCTGCGCGACTACGAGGATCTCGACCGACGCATGCGGGCGGGCGAGATCAGCCTCGCCATCGAGATCCCGCCCGGCTTCGCCCGCGATGTCGCGCGCGGGCGAACGGTCGAGATCGGCGCGTGGATCGACGGCGCGATGCCGACCCGCGCCGAGACCGTGCGCGGCTATGTCCAGGGCATGCACACGGCGTGGCTCACCCGCAAGGCGCGCGAGATCTATGGCGAGGCGGCCACGATCGGCGATTTCAACATCGCCATCCGCTACCGCTACAATCCCGGCATCGAGAGCCTGATCGCCATGGTGCCGGCGGTCATCCCGCTGCTGTTGATGATGATCCCCGCCATGCTCGCGGTGCTGAGCGTGGTGCGCGAGAAGGAGCTCGGCTCCATCGTCAATTTCTACGCCACCCCGGTGACGCGGATGGAATTTCTCATCGGCAAGCAGCTGCCCTATGTGGCGCTGGCGAGCCTGAACTACCTCATGCTGGTGGCCTTCGCGGTCTATGCCTTCCAGGTGCCGCTGACGGGCAGCTTTGCCGCGCTCAGCGCCGCCGCGCTGCTCTACGTGTTCGCGACCACGGCGCTGGGGCTGCTGCTCTCCACCTTCATGAGCAGCCAGATCGCGGCGATCTTCGGCACCGCGCTGGTCACGCTCGTTCCCGCGGTGCAGTTCTCCGGCATGATCGATCCGGTCTCCTCGCTCCAGGGCGTGGGCGCGCTGATCGGGCAGATTTACCCCACTACCTATTTCGTCACCATCGCGCGCGGCACCTTCTCGAAAGGGCTCGGCTTCGCCGATCTCGACACGGCCTTCATCCCGCTCCTGCTCGCCGGTCCGCTCCTGCTCGGCCTGAGTGCCGCTTTCCTCAAGAAACAGGCGGGCTAGCCATGCGCGTGGCAAATGTGATGCAGCTCGGCTTCAAGGAACTGCGCGGGCTCAGACGCGACCCGATGCTGCTGGTGCTGATCGTCTATGCCTTCTCGGTTTCGATCTACACCGCCTCGACCGCGATGCCGGAGACGCTCAACCACGCCGCGATCAGCATCGTCGACGAGGACCGCTCGCCCGCCTCCTCGCGGATCATCACCGCGTTCTATCCGCCCTATTTCTCGGTGCCGGGGCTCATCACCCCGTCGGAGATGGACCGGCGCATGGACGCCGGTTTCGACACCTTCGCGCTCGACATTCCCCCGAACTTCCAGCGCGACCTGCTGGCGGGCCGCTCGCCCACCATCCAGCTCAATATCGATGCCACCCGCATGTCGCAGGCGTTCTCGGGCGGGGGCTACGTGGAGTCCATCGTCTCGGGCGAGGTGAGCGAGTTCCTGAACCGCTACCGGGGCGATACCGAGGTTCCGGTCCAGCTTGCCCTGCGCGCGCGCTTCAACCAGCAGCTCAGCAAGAGCTGGTTCGGCGCGGTCACCAATGTGATCACCTCCATCACCATGCTCTCCATCGTGCTCACAGGGGCCGCGCTCATCCGCGAGCGTGAACACGGCACCATCGAGCATCTTCTGGTGATGCCGGTCACCCCGGTCGAGATCATGCTCAGCAAGATCTGGTCGATGGGCTTGGTCGTGCTCGTCGCCACGGGGGCCTCGCTCGTGTTCATCGTCCAGGGCCTGCTGGGCGTTCCCATCAACGGCTCGATGACGCTGTTCATGCTCGGCACGGTCCTTCAGCTCTTCGCGACAACCTCGATGGGCATCTTCCTCGCCACCGTGGCGGGCTCGATGCCGCAATTCGGGCTGCTGCTGATGCTGGTTCTGCTGCCGCTCCAGGTCCTGTCCGGCGCGACGACACCGCGCGAGAGCATGCCGCAGATCATTCAGGACATCATGGCCTTCACGCCGAACACGCATTTCGTCATGCTGGCGCAGTCGATCCTGTTCCGGGGCGCGGGGCTGGATGTGGTCTGGCCGCAGTTCCTGGCGCTGGCGGCCATTGGCGGCGCGCTGTTCTTCCTGTCGCTGCGCCGCTTCAGGCGCTTCATGCGCTAGCAGGACCGTCGCCGCGCCAGTCCCGGCTCTTTCCGACGGCGGCGGCAAAACGGCGATGGTCGCCGGCCGAGACCGAACCGTCCGGATCATAGTGACGGGAGTTCGCGCGCAGCGGCTCGACATCCACCCCGCACAGTTCCGCCAGCCCGAGCGAGGTGATCTCGTGCATCGCCGGCACCCGCACCGCGCGCCCGCTCGCCGCCGCGAGGAACCGGCCGAAATAGGCGCTCTGCGACAGGCCGCCGTCGATCGACAGCGTGGTGATCGGTCCAACCGTCGCGGCCGCCGCCTCGATCAGCCCGACGGTGAGCATGGCGATGCCCTCCAGCGCCGCCCGCACCATGTCGGCGCGCCCGGTCGCGGCATCCATGCCGATGAACAAAGGCGCCGCCCTGCGGTCCCAGTAAGGCGCCGCCAGCCCCGACAGCGCCGGCACGAAGACGAGGCCACGGCTCAGCGCGGATGGACCCGTGAAGCCGTCGAGTTCCTCCGGCCCGGCATAAAGGCCGATCCGGCGCACCCAGTCGAGCGCGGCGCCCGCGTCGTAGACGCCGCCCTCCAGCGCGAACACCGCGCCCTCGCCCGCCCGCCGCCACGCAACCGTGGGCAGCAGATCGGAGGCAGCGGGCCGTTCGCTCCCTGTCACGGCGAGCAGGAAAGCGCCGGTGCCGAAGGTGATCTTGGCATCGCCTGGTTGCCGGCAGCCATGCCCGTAAAGCGCCGCCTGCTGGTCCACGATCGACACCTTCACCGGCACCCCGGCGAGCGTGCCGAACCCGGCATCGACGGCGGCGATCCGCGGCAGGCACTCCATCGGCACGCCATGCAGCGCGCACAGCTCCGCGCTCCAGGTCCCGGTCGCGAGGTCGAGCAGGCCGGTGCGCGAGGCGGTCGCGCTGTCGGTGACGAAGGCACCGCACAGCCGGTCCAGAAAAAAGGCGTCCGTGGTGCCAAGCCGCAGCCGGCCCGCATCATGGGCGGCGGAAACCGCCGGCACATGGGCCAGAAGCCAGGCCAGCTTGCTGGCCGAGAAATAGGGATCGAGCGGCAGGCCGCAGATCGCTTTCGAGCGTGCCTCGGCTTCCGCGCCCCGCGCCGCCAGCGCGTCGGCCGTGCGCGCATCCTGCCACACGACCACCGGCGAGAGCGGGCGCCCGCTCCGCGCGTCCCAGGCAAGGCAGCTTTCGCCCTGATTGGCGATGGCGATGGCGTCCACCCGGCCCGCCGCGTCGAGCACGGCGCGGATATTGGCCAGAAGTTCCTCGCCGTCCTGCTCCACCCAACCCGGCCGGGGATGGCTCTGGGCATGGCGCAGCGCCGCCGCGACCCGGACCTCGCGGCCATCTTCCACCACAAGACAGCGCGTCGAGGTCGTGCCCTGGTCAACCGCCGCGACCCGCATCAGCCCGGCTCCCGAAACCGGAAGCGGACGCTTCCCGCCGCGCTGGCGCCCTCCGGGATCGGCACCAGCACCCGCCGCTCGGGGAAGAAGGTGCGCGTCTGCGCCCACACCTCGCGCCCGTCGATCTCCAGCGACAGCCGCCCGTGCACGCGATGGGTGAAGCGGAGCTGGAAGTCGCGGAAGGCCGGTTCGCCGCTCCCCTGCCGGCGCAGCAGGCTCGGCACGACAAGTTTCACCGGCGCCTCGAAAGTGACGGCGGTCGGCGCTGATGGCACCGGCTCATGCGCCAGATCCAGCGCCAGCGCGCGCGCCACGGCCCGGCCTTCGCGATAGGCCCATCCCCCGGTCTCGACCGCGCGCAGAAGGTTGCCGCTGGCAAAACACAGCGGGTCCAGGGTGCGCCCGTCCTGATCGATGGCGGGACCCGCGCTGGCGCTGTCGACTCCGATCTCCGACTGCCGGAACAGCGCGGCCTCCGGCGTGAAGCGCCCGGTCAGCAGCACGCCGTCGCACGGGATCGTCTCCTCGACGCCGTCCTGGCGGCGAAAGCGGATCGCCTCCACCCGCCCGGTGCCGCGAATGTCGAGGATCCGCGTGCCCAGATGAACCGGCACGCCCGCCATGCGCGGAAACCAGGCGAAGGGCGCCGGCGCCAGCATGTGGGGCTCGCTCTCCAGCAGGGCCAGCGGGCGGGCGCCATGGGTGAGGCAGGTCAGGATGGCGGAGAGGCTGACCAGCTCCGATCCCACGATCACCGGCCGCCTGAACGGCATCAGCCCGTGAAAGGCGACATAGGATTGCAGCGTGCCCGTGGTGACGATGCCGATCGGCCGATCCCCGGAGATCAGGCGGTCGGAACGCGGCCGCTCGCGCGCGCCGGTGGCGATCATCACCCGGCGCGCGGTCAGGGTCTCGACGCCGTGCGCGGACGCCACTTCCAGCCGGCCGCCACCATGAAACCGCGCCACCGAATGGCCGGTGCGTATGTCGACCCCGGCGTCCGCGGCCTCGCGGGCCAGCCGGCGCCCATAGGCGGCGCCGAAATAGACCCGGCCGAATTCGCGCATGCCGAAGGGCGAATGGCTGCAATGGCGCGTCGCCCCGCCCAGTTCCGGCTCGCGCTCCAGCAGCACCACCTTGCCGGCGCCGCGCCGGCGCAGTTCCATCGCCGCCGCCACACCCGCCGGGCCACCGCCGACGATGATGACATCCGCTGTCGCGCTCATGAGCCCTCGCCGTCCCCGACCGCCAGCGCGGTGGCAAGGCGGCCCTTCGTCATCTGCGCGAGGCGCGCATTGCAATAAAAACCCTGGCAGCGCCCCATGCCGGCGCGCGTGCGGCGCTTCAGCCCGCCAAAGTCCCCCGGCGGCACGTCGCTGGCCAGCGCGGCCTCGATCTCGCGCCGCGTCACCATCTCGCAATGGCAGACGATCTCGCCGTGGTCGGGCGTCTGCCAGTCGCGCTCGCGTGTCTCCGCAAGGTTGGGCAGCGCAACGGGCGGCGGCTCGACCGGCACCAGCGGGGGCGCGTCAAAGGCCCTGTGCAGCGACAGGGCATGCTGCGCCAGCCCCAGCGCCGCGCTCAGTCCGGTGGAGCGGATGCCGCCCAGCGTGATCGCGCGCTGTTCGGGGCGTGTGAAGATGCGGTAGGCCTTGCTCTCGCTCGCCGGCCGCAGCCCGGCATAGACCGCCGTCACCGGCATGGCGCGGAGCGCGGGCACGATCTGCGCGCCCCGCTCCAGCAGCGCTTCCAGCGTTTCGGTTTCCACCGTGGCACGGACGCGGTCGTCCTGTTCCTCGGCGGTCGGGCCCACCAGCACATTGCCGAAGGCGGTCGGGCAGACCACCACGCCCTTGGTGATCTCGGTCGGAACCGGCAGCACGATGCGCGGCACATGGGCGAAGGCGGCCTTGTCCAGCACCACGAACTGGCCCTTGCGCGGCCGGATCTCGAATTCCGGTGCGAAGCCGAGGCGGCGGTCGACCACGTCGCCAAACAGCCCTGCCGCGTTGACGACGCTGAGCGCGCGCACATCGCCCGTGCTGGTCGAGAGCGTCCACTCGCCGGCAAAACGTCCCTCGACAAGTTCGGCCTGGCGCAGGAAACGGGCGCCGAGGGCCACCGCCTGCGTCAGATAGGCCAGCGGCGCGGTCCAGGGGTCGATGACATGCTCGTCCTCGACCTCGATCGCCGCCACCAGCCGCTCGGAAAGGCCAGGCATGGTGGTGCGGGCCTGCGCGCCAGTCATCAGCTTCAGCGCGGTGATGCCATTCGCGCGGCCCTGCGCGGCGATCGCCTCCAGCTTGCCGGCTTCCATCTCGTTCCAGGCGCAGACCAGAGCCCCCGTCGTCACCAGCGGCAGGTTCAGCCCGGCGCGGATGTCGAGATATTCGGCGCGCCCGGCCTTGATCAGGTCGAGCTCGAGGCTGCCGGGCGGGGCGTCGAAACCGGTGTGCAGGATGGCGCTGTTGGCCTTGGAGGCGCCGGAGAGGATGTCGCTCCCCTTCTCGATCAGCACCACCCTGGCCCCGGCCAGCGCGAAACGCCGGGCAACGGCGCAGCCGACCACGCCCGCGCCGATGATGGCGACGTCGAAAAGGTCCTGCGATGGTGGGGCGTGTGTGCGGAGCATGCGTGCTCCCTTCCATAGTCTCATTACGCGACCGGGACAGCGACCGCTCGCGTCACATCGTGCGGCACGGCCGGCACCGGGCGGCAGCGGCCCCGCCCGGAAGGGCGGGACCGTGCGTTGCGGAGATGGAGAACGGCGCCCGATCAGCGATAGGGGTAGCCGGCCTTCTGCATGGTCTCGGCGTACTTCTTGAACGCGGCGACAACCCGGCCCGCGCGCGGGCTGGAGCCGGCGACTTCGTCCCAGAAGCCCTTGGAATCCTCGACCACCTGGGCCCATTCGGCCGGCGGCAGCGAGGTGAGTTCCATCTTCTCGCCCTCGACGCGCAGCTTGGCCTCGCCGCCCCAGTACCAGACGTCGCGGTAGTAGTGCGACTGGTCGATGCTCATCAGGAACAGCTCCTTCAGGTGCGGCGGCACCTTCTCCCAGCTGCCCGAATTGGCGAAGTAGCTGCCGAACCAGGCGCCGGTGACGGAGTTGGAGAGCGCGTAGTTGCACACATCCGCCCAGCCCACTTCATAGGCTTCGGTGAAGCCGCACCAGGCCACGCCGTCCAGCTCGCCGGTCTGCAGCGCGACTTCGACGTTGTCCCACGGGATGGTCACCGGCACGAGGCCGTACTTGGAGAGGAACTTGCCGGCGGTCGGCACGCCGAATACGCGCAGGCCCTTCATGTCCGCAAGGCTGCGGATCGGCTTGTCGACGGTGAAGACGTGCAGCGGATCCCACGCGCCGGTGGACAGCCAGGTGACGTTGTCGACCTCGGAATAGGCTTCTTCCCAGATCTCCTTCAGGCCGTAATAGCGGAACAGCGCCGGCACATCGAGGCTGTAGCGGGTGGCGAAGGGGAAGTAGCCGCCGAACACGGCGATATCGACCGGCGCGGACATCGAGGCTTCGTCCGACTGCACCGCGTCGATGGTGCCGCTCTGCAGCGCGCGGAACAGGTCGGAGGTGGGCACCAGCTGGTCGGCGTAGAACAGCTCGATCTCCATCTCGCCATTCGCCGCCGCGTTGAAGGCGTCGATCTGCGGCTTGATGACGTGGGCGCCGAGCGGGGCGCCGGAATAGGTCTGCAGGCGCCACTTGATCGGACCGACCTGCGCGTTCACGTAGGGCGCCGCGATCGTGGAGCCGGCCAGCGCCGCGCCGGCGCCGAGGCCGGCCTTGCCGAGGAAATTACGGCGTGTGGACAGTATCTTCTCAGCCGCGCCGGGCTTCTTCGTGGTGTCGCTCATCTGCTGCTCCTCTCGGGTTGGAAGGTCTTGTCTCTGGAAGATCTTGTCTCAGGTCGGCGGGTCTTGATCGCCGGCCGTTTTCCTCAGCCCCTGACGTTCATGTGTTCAGGTAGCCAGAGTGCGAGCTGGGGGAACGCCATGATCAGCGCGATGGTGATCGCCATGATCAGCGCGAAGGGCCAGATCGACCGGTAGATGTCGACCAGCGAGATCTCCTTCGGCGCCAGCGAACGCATCAGGAAGAGATTGTAGCCGAAAGGCGGGGTGATATAGGCGATCTGGCAGGTAATCGTGTACAGCACACCGAACCAGATCAGCTGGTTGTTGAAGCCGAGATCCAGCATCTTCACCAGCGGTATGTAGAGCGGCGCCACGATCACCAGCATCGCCGTGTCGTCGAGAAACATGCCCATGATGAGGAAGCTGACCTGCATCATGATGATGATGGTCCAGGGCGACAGGTTCCACTGGCCGATGAACAGGTACTCGATCGCCTTCACCGCGCCGAGGCCGTCGAACACCGCGCCGAAGGCGAGCGCGGCGAGGATCAGCCACAGGAACATGCAGGACACGCCGAGCGTCTTCATCGACGTCTCGCGCACCAGCCGCCAGTTGAACCGTCCCTTCAGCACCGCCGCCAGCGTCGCCGAGGTGGCGCCGACCGCCGAGCTCTCGACCAGGCTGGTGTAGCCGAAGACGAAAAGCCCGGTCATGAAGAAGAAGATCGCGAAGGGGATGATCCCCGCCCGCGCCAGCGCGAGCTTTTCGCGCAGCGGCATGTTCAGCTCTTCCTCCGCCACGATGGGCGCGAGGTTCGGGTTCATGCGGGCGCGGATGATGATGTAGACCACGAACAGAGCCGCCATGATCAGGCCCGGCACCAGCCCGGCGAACCACAGCTTCGAAACCGGCTGGCGCGCGATCATGCCGTAAAGCACCATCACCACCGAGGGCGGGATCAGGATGCCGAGCGAGGATCCGCCCTGGACCACGCCGGAAATCAGCACCTTGTCATAGCCACGCCGCAGCATTTCCGGCAGCGCGATGGTGGCGCCGATCGCCATGCCCGCGACCGAGAGGCCGTTCATCGCGGAGATGATGACCATCAGGAAGATGGTGCCGATGGCCAGTCCGCCGCGCACGCGCCCGAACCAGACGTGCAGCATGCGGTAGAGATCTTCCGCGATGCCGGATTCCGACAGCACGTAGCCCATGTAGATGAACATGGGCAGGGTGAGCATGGCGTACCAGTTGAACAGCTTGAACACCTGGTTGAACGGCAGCTCGACCGCGCCCTGCCCGTAGAGCAGCAGCGCCGCGGCGGCGGCGACGAAGCCGATGGCGGCGAAGACGCGCTGCCCGCTCACCAGCAGCAGCACCATCGACGCGAACATCAGGAGAGCGATCATCTCATAGCTCATCACAGCTTCTCCCCACGCAGGGTGGCGATGTGCTTGAAGACGAGCGCTATGGCTTGCAGCAGCATCAGCATGACGCACACGACCATCAGCGACTTGATCGGGATCACCGACGGGTTCCAGATCGAGAACCGCCTCTCACCGGTGGCGATGGCATATTGCAGGCTGGAGATGGAGCCCGCGAGCAGCACGCCGAGATAGAAGATCAGACACCACACGGTGACCAGGTCGACCTTGGCCTTGCCGCGCTCGGTGAGCGTCGCGTACCACAGGTCCATGCGGACATGATCGTTGTTCTTCAGCGTGATCGGGCCGCCCATGAAGTAATAGGCCGCGAGCGTGAACTGGGTCAGTTCCACCGCCCAGTGCACCGGCATCTTGATCAGGTTGCGGGTGATCGCGTCGAAGATCAGCGTCCCGCCCATGAAGAAGATGAGCGATGCGGCGAGGTAGCCGACATAGTCGGAGATCCGATCCGTCAGGCGCACATAGCGGGCAATCAGTCCCCACGCGCCTCCTTCCGTCCGTTTTGCCTCTTCCGAAGTCACACTGTCGCTCCGTCGTTTCCAAACAGGTGCCCGCTCCGCCACGCGGGTGCGCCGCAG comes from the Ancylobacter pratisalsi genome and includes:
- the rbbA gene encoding ribosome-associated ATPase/putative transporter RbbA, encoding MSPAPAWPGEAPPVVRLEAVRHSYGSGRAGKTRALEAITLDIPAGVMVGLIGPDGVGKSTLLSLVSGARRVQEGRIDVLGGDIADPAHRQRSCPRIAYMPQGLGKNLYPTLSVFENVDFFARLFGQDRHERARRIGELLKATGLDPFAQRPAGKLSGGMKQKLGLCCALIHDPDLLILDEPTTGVDPLSRRQFWELIDTIRAERPGMSVIVATAYMEEAQGFDWLVAMDDGAILATGTPAELLATTGADNLDAAFIALLPEEKRRGHHEVVIPPRQDTHDGELAIEAAHLTMRFGDFTAVDDVSFRIPRGEIFGFLGSNGCGKTTTMKMLTGLLPASEGIARLFGHEVDPNDIEVRRRVGYMSQAFSLYTELTVRQNLDLHARLFRMEPGAIPARIDEMAQRFDLEGVMEALPDSLPLGIRQRLSLAVAMIHAPDILILDEPTSGVDPVARDGFWQILSELSRQDNVTIFVSTHFMNEAELCDRISLMHAGRVLVSDTPKAIVAARGAATLEEAFIAYLQDAIGTRPSPGTAPADTVPHAALHAPGEMEPTSATGRWFDVRRMFAYTRRESLELQRDPIRATLALLGTVILMFVVGYGINLDVENLSFAVLDRDDSALSQDYVQQIAGSRYFIEKPALRDYEDLDRRMRAGEISLAIEIPPGFARDVARGRTVEIGAWIDGAMPTRAETVRGYVQGMHTAWLTRKAREIYGEAATIGDFNIAIRYRYNPGIESLIAMVPAVIPLLLMMIPAMLAVLSVVREKELGSIVNFYATPVTRMEFLIGKQLPYVALASLNYLMLVAFAVYAFQVPLTGSFAALSAAALLYVFATTALGLLLSTFMSSQIAAIFGTALVTLVPAVQFSGMIDPVSSLQGVGALIGQIYPTTYFVTIARGTFSKGLGFADLDTAFIPLLLAGPLLLGLSAAFLKKQAG
- a CDS encoding ABC transporter permease encodes the protein MRVANVMQLGFKELRGLRRDPMLLVLIVYAFSVSIYTASTAMPETLNHAAISIVDEDRSPASSRIITAFYPPYFSVPGLITPSEMDRRMDAGFDTFALDIPPNFQRDLLAGRSPTIQLNIDATRMSQAFSGGGYVESIVSGEVSEFLNRYRGDTEVPVQLALRARFNQQLSKSWFGAVTNVITSITMLSIVLTGAALIREREHGTIEHLLVMPVTPVEIMLSKIWSMGLVVLVATGASLVFIVQGLLGVPINGSMTLFMLGTVLQLFATTSMGIFLATVAGSMPQFGLLLMLVLLPLQVLSGATTPRESMPQIIQDIMAFTPNTHFVMLAQSILFRGAGLDVVWPQFLALAAIGGALFFLSLRRFRRFMR
- a CDS encoding FGGY family carbohydrate kinase, which gives rise to MRVAAVDQGTTSTRCLVVEDGREVRVAAALRHAQSHPRPGWVEQDGEELLANIRAVLDAAGRVDAIAIANQGESCLAWDARSGRPLSPVVVWQDARTADALAARGAEAEARSKAICGLPLDPYFSASKLAWLLAHVPAVSAAHDAGRLRLGTTDAFFLDRLCGAFVTDSATASRTGLLDLATGTWSAELCALHGVPMECLPRIAAVDAGFGTLAGVPVKVSIVDQQAALYGHGCRQPGDAKITFGTGAFLLAVTGSERPAASDLLPTVAWRRAGEGAVFALEGGVYDAGAALDWVRRIGLYAGPEELDGFTGPSALSRGLVFVPALSGLAAPYWDRRAAPLFIGMDAATGRADMVRAALEGIAMLTVGLIEAAAATVGPITTLSIDGGLSQSAYFGRFLAAASGRAVRVPAMHEITSLGLAELCGVDVEPLRANSRHYDPDGSVSAGDHRRFAAAVGKSRDWRGDGPASA
- a CDS encoding NAD(P)/FAD-dependent oxidoreductase, producing the protein MSATADVIIVGGGPAGVAAAMELRRRGAGKVVLLEREPELGGATRHCSHSPFGMREFGRVYFGAAYGRRLAREAADAGVDIRTGHSVARFHGGGRLEVASAHGVETLTARRVMIATGARERPRSDRLISGDRPIGIVTTGTLQSYVAFHGLMPFRRPVIVGSELVSLSAILTCLTHGARPLALLESEPHMLAPAPFAWFPRMAGVPVHLGTRILDIRGTGRVEAIRFRRQDGVEETIPCDGVLLTGRFTPEAALFRQSEIGVDSASAGPAIDQDGRTLDPLCFASGNLLRAVETGGWAYREGRAVARALALDLAHEPVPSAPTAVTFEAPVKLVVPSLLRRQGSGEPAFRDFQLRFTHRVHGRLSLEIDGREVWAQTRTFFPERRVLVPIPEGASAAGSVRFRFREPG
- a CDS encoding NAD(P)/FAD-dependent oxidoreductase, producing the protein MLRTHAPPSQDLFDVAIIGAGVVGCAVARRFALAGARVVLIEKGSDILSGASKANSAILHTGFDAPPGSLELDLIKAGRAEYLDIRAGLNLPLVTTGALVCAWNEMEAGKLEAIAAQGRANGITALKLMTGAQARTTMPGLSERLVAAIEVEDEHVIDPWTAPLAYLTQAVALGARFLRQAELVEGRFAGEWTLSTSTGDVRALSVVNAAGLFGDVVDRRLGFAPEFEIRPRKGQFVVLDKAAFAHVPRIVLPVPTEITKGVVVCPTAFGNVLVGPTAEEQDDRVRATVETETLEALLERGAQIVPALRAMPVTAVYAGLRPASESKAYRIFTRPEQRAITLGGIRSTGLSAALGLAQHALSLHRAFDAPPLVPVEPPPVALPNLAETRERDWQTPDHGEIVCHCEMVTRREIEAALASDVPPGDFGGLKRRTRAGMGRCQGFYCNARLAQMTKGRLATALAVGDGEGS
- a CDS encoding twin-arginine translocation signal domain-containing protein; protein product: MSDTTKKPGAAEKILSTRRNFLGKAGLGAGAALAGSTIAAPYVNAQVGPIKWRLQTYSGAPLGAHVIKPQIDAFNAAANGEMEIELFYADQLVPTSDLFRALQSGTIDAVQSDEASMSAPVDIAVFGGYFPFATRYSLDVPALFRYYGLKEIWEEAYSEVDNVTWLSTGAWDPLHVFTVDKPIRSLADMKGLRVFGVPTAGKFLSKYGLVPVTIPWDNVEVALQTGELDGVAWCGFTEAYEVGWADVCNYALSNSVTGAWFGSYFANSGSWEKVPPHLKELFLMSIDQSHYYRDVWYWGGEAKLRVEGEKMELTSLPPAEWAQVVEDSKGFWDEVAGSSPRAGRVVAAFKKYAETMQKAGYPYR
- a CDS encoding TRAP transporter large permease; its protein translation is MSYEMIALLMFASMVLLLVSGQRVFAAIGFVAAAAALLLYGQGAVELPFNQVFKLFNWYAMLTLPMFIYMGYVLSESGIAEDLYRMLHVWFGRVRGGLAIGTIFLMVIISAMNGLSVAGMAIGATIALPEMLRRGYDKVLISGVVQGGSSLGILIPPSVVMVLYGMIARQPVSKLWFAGLVPGLIMAALFVVYIIIRARMNPNLAPIVAEEELNMPLREKLALARAGIIPFAIFFFMTGLFVFGYTSLVESSAVGATSATLAAVLKGRFNWRLVRETSMKTLGVSCMFLWLILAALAFGAVFDGLGAVKAIEYLFIGQWNLSPWTIIIMMQVSFLIMGMFLDDTAMLVIVAPLYIPLVKMLDLGFNNQLIWFGVLYTITCQIAYITPPFGYNLFLMRSLAPKEISLVDIYRSIWPFALIMAITIALIMAFPQLALWLPEHMNVRG
- a CDS encoding TRAP transporter small permease subunit, which encodes MTSEEAKRTEGGAWGLIARYVRLTDRISDYVGYLAASLIFFMGGTLIFDAITRNLIKMPVHWAVELTQFTLAAYYFMGGPITLKNNDHVRMDLWYATLTERGKAKVDLVTVWCLIFYLGVLLAGSISSLQYAIATGERRFSIWNPSVIPIKSLMVVCVMLMLLQAIALVFKHIATLRGEKL